One Leucobacter muris DNA segment encodes these proteins:
- a CDS encoding dipeptide/oligopeptide/nickel ABC transporter permease/ATP-binding protein, which yields MTAPITDTVADAVDSRGGSRGTTFVRFLRRPAGAVTAVVLLLIVLVAVFAPWLSPHDPNAVDLGLTRALPSAEHPLGGDTTGRDVLSRIIWGTQITLWGALVAIVTSLVIGVPSGLAAGYYGGAVDRIGTWISDGLQAIPGMIILLIVAAAFRNDFTVLMITVGVFMAPGYFRLTRSTVMAVRGEAYVDAAKVAGLSDLRIMGRHVIRAVVAPIVIQSALTAGMAMGMQAGLQFLGIGGGTTPGWGAAMNEGFRVMRTDPLLLLWPSLALGITIAALAVMGSTLADVISVKTPTLSRRERKRIARLNAEKTPAGATATTTGSISVAAVDSAVRLENLRVNYETTDGEVEVVHGITLDVSPGEVLGIVGESGSGKSQTVFSMLDLLPKSGYYTADAIWIGGEDVTTLSKRDRAQLLGHEIGYIPQEPMSNLDPSYTIGYQLIEPLRAVHGMSRSEARERALAMLDRVGIVDPARVMKSYPHELSGGMAQRVLIAGAIAGKPSVLVADEPTTALDVTVQAEVLELLRELQQEYDMALVIVTHNFGVVADLCDRVVVMRSGSIVEIDDVGPIFENPQSDYTRELIAASLDGAESRVELDTGLDAHAPAAPAAHATKEQNA from the coding sequence ATGACCGCCCCGATCACCGACACCGTCGCCGACGCCGTCGACTCGCGCGGCGGCAGCCGCGGCACGACGTTCGTCCGCTTCCTGCGCCGCCCAGCCGGCGCCGTCACCGCAGTCGTGCTGCTGCTCATCGTGCTCGTCGCGGTGTTCGCGCCCTGGCTCTCGCCCCACGACCCGAACGCGGTCGACCTCGGCCTGACCCGCGCTCTGCCGAGCGCCGAACACCCTCTGGGCGGCGACACGACCGGCCGCGACGTGCTCAGCCGCATCATCTGGGGCACCCAGATCACGCTGTGGGGCGCGCTCGTCGCGATCGTCACCTCCCTCGTGATCGGCGTCCCCTCGGGGCTCGCCGCCGGCTACTACGGTGGCGCGGTCGACCGCATCGGCACCTGGATCAGCGACGGCCTGCAGGCGATCCCCGGCATGATCATCCTGCTGATCGTCGCCGCCGCGTTCCGCAACGACTTCACCGTGCTCATGATCACGGTCGGCGTCTTCATGGCCCCCGGCTACTTCCGCCTCACCCGCTCCACCGTCATGGCGGTGCGCGGCGAGGCCTACGTCGACGCCGCGAAGGTGGCGGGGCTCTCGGACCTGCGCATCATGGGCCGCCACGTGATCCGCGCGGTCGTCGCCCCCATCGTGATCCAGTCGGCGCTCACCGCGGGCATGGCCATGGGCATGCAGGCCGGCCTGCAGTTCCTCGGCATCGGCGGCGGCACCACCCCCGGCTGGGGCGCCGCCATGAACGAGGGCTTCCGCGTGATGCGCACCGATCCGCTGCTGCTGCTCTGGCCCTCGCTCGCGCTCGGCATCACCATCGCCGCCCTCGCCGTCATGGGGTCGACCCTCGCCGACGTGATCAGCGTCAAGACGCCCACGCTCTCGCGCCGCGAGCGCAAGCGCATCGCGCGTCTCAACGCCGAGAAGACGCCCGCCGGCGCGACCGCCACCACCACCGGTTCGATCTCGGTCGCCGCCGTCGACTCGGCGGTGCGGCTCGAGAACCTGCGCGTCAACTACGAGACGACCGACGGCGAGGTCGAGGTGGTGCACGGCATCACCCTCGACGTGTCCCCCGGCGAGGTGCTCGGCATCGTGGGCGAGTCGGGATCGGGCAAGTCGCAGACGGTGTTCTCGATGCTCGACCTGCTGCCCAAGTCCGGCTACTACACGGCCGATGCGATCTGGATCGGCGGCGAGGACGTGACCACGCTCTCGAAGCGGGATCGGGCCCAGCTGCTCGGCCACGAGATCGGCTACATCCCGCAGGAGCCGATGTCGAACCTCGACCCCTCGTACACGATCGGCTACCAGTTGATCGAGCCGCTGCGCGCCGTGCACGGCATGAGCCGGTCCGAGGCGCGCGAGCGGGCCCTTGCGATGCTCGACCGGGTCGGCATCGTCGACCCCGCGCGCGTCATGAAGTCGTACCCGCACGAGCTCTCGGGCGGCATGGCCCAGCGCGTGCTCATCGCCGGCGCGATCGCGGGCAAGCCGTCGGTGCTCGTGGCCGACGAGCCCACCACGGCGCTCGACGTGACCGTGCAGGCCGAGGTGCTCGAGCTGCTGCGCGAGCTGCAGCAGGAGTACGACATGGCGCTCGTCATCGTCACCCACAACTTCGGCGTCGTCGCCGACCTCTGCGACCGCGTGGTCGTGATGCGGTCGGGATCGATCGTCGAGATCGACGACGTGGGCCCCATCTTCGAGAACCCCCAGAGCGACTACACGCGCGAGCTCATCGCGGCGTCGCTCGACGGCGCCGAGAGCCGCGTCGAGCTCGACACCGGTCTCGACGCGCACGCGCCCGCGGCGCCCGCCGCCCACGCCACGAAGGAGCAGAACGCATGA
- a CDS encoding ABC transporter permease codes for MLSFTLKRLLSGVILLFAVATGTFFLAHAAIPDPTLGLLGSAATPEAQAALAQKIGTDRPLLVQFGDWIGGMLRGDFGDSWKNFQPIGKQIALKLPVTLSVVTVSILLSAVLGGVLGVIAGLRPNTWIDRAVKAGSVILFALPGFWVALVLVMIFAVQLKWFPAVGYTAPSQSVGEWLQSITLPAIALALGAIVMIAEQLRNAIMQADRQDYVRTLRSRGLPPWRVVIHLLRNAAPASLTILALMFVGLLSGAIVVEQIFALPGIGAMTQGASQNGDIPMLLGITVITVIFVVIVNFLLDILLGWINPKARVK; via the coding sequence ATGCTCTCATTCACGCTCAAGAGGCTGCTCTCGGGGGTGATCCTGCTGTTCGCGGTCGCGACAGGCACATTCTTCCTCGCGCACGCCGCGATCCCGGATCCCACGCTCGGCCTGCTCGGCAGCGCCGCGACGCCCGAGGCGCAGGCCGCGCTCGCGCAGAAGATCGGCACCGATCGGCCGCTGCTCGTGCAGTTCGGCGACTGGATCGGCGGCATGCTGCGCGGCGACTTCGGAGACTCCTGGAAGAACTTCCAGCCCATCGGCAAGCAGATCGCCCTCAAGCTGCCCGTCACGCTCTCGGTCGTCACCGTCTCGATCCTGCTCTCCGCAGTGCTCGGCGGTGTGCTCGGCGTGATCGCCGGCCTGCGTCCCAACACCTGGATCGACCGCGCGGTGAAGGCCGGATCCGTGATCCTCTTCGCCCTGCCCGGCTTCTGGGTGGCGCTCGTGCTCGTGATGATCTTCGCGGTGCAGCTCAAGTGGTTCCCCGCCGTTGGCTACACGGCACCCTCGCAGTCGGTCGGGGAGTGGCTGCAGTCGATCACACTTCCGGCCATCGCGCTCGCGCTCGGCGCGATCGTGATGATCGCCGAGCAGCTGCGCAACGCCATCATGCAGGCCGACCGCCAGGACTACGTGCGCACGCTGCGCAGCCGCGGCCTGCCGCCCTGGCGCGTCGTGATCCACCTGCTGCGCAACGCGGCGCCCGCCTCGCTCACGATCCTCGCCCTCATGTTCGTCGGCCTGCTCTCGGGCGCCATCGTGGTCGAGCAGATCTTCGCGCTGCCCGGCATCGGCGCCATGACCCAGGGCGCCTCCCAGAACGGCGACATCCCGATGCTGCTCGGCATCACGGTCATCACCGTGATCTTCGTCGTCATCGTCAACTTCCTGCTCGACATCCTGCTCGGCTGGATCAACCCGAAGGCCCGTGTGAAATGA
- a CDS encoding ABC transporter substrate-binding protein encodes MMKKTLTGLAAVAAAALALTSCSSGGSGDGSGGGGGEGTVVPLNVGNFLDVTSWDPALADIGFDGPYLSAIYDPLVVDNGKGEPEPALATEWEVSEDFKTITMDLRTDAVFSNGEEFNAEAAVKSLEYLKEGVRSQEAYTKVDSFEVVDEDTIAIHLTQRDDTILYFMGLGRSYMMAPAAIDDGSLATAPVGSGPYTLSDSSVAGSEYHFDKVADHWAAADFPFDPLVISPLSDPTAMLNGLEGGQFNVIYGDQTAMDMAPDYDWNVSSGVATWVGLQFTDRTGSTEMGKPLGDLKVRQALNYAFNGAEMLGAIGQGAGVDTNQVFPDGTAGNLPELNDLYAPNIDTAKKLLAEAGYADGFEVKMPMAQPFQAWQATVEQVFGELNITVSWDEYQFMDYMGNAPTYPMFIGVISMDGNPVATVERQIVNPQWYNPTPGVDAFPEIQAQADKVFTAEPGDAQTAEIEKLNELVTDQAFYSVWYQANNAYISTSEFTVTPVIGMMFPTLRHINLEG; translated from the coding sequence ATGATGAAGAAAACCCTCACGGGCCTCGCAGCCGTCGCTGCGGCTGCGCTCGCGCTGACCTCCTGCTCGTCGGGCGGCTCCGGCGACGGCAGCGGGGGCGGAGGCGGCGAAGGCACCGTCGTGCCCCTCAACGTCGGCAACTTCCTTGACGTGACCTCCTGGGATCCTGCGCTCGCCGACATCGGCTTCGACGGCCCCTACCTCTCCGCCATCTACGATCCGCTGGTCGTCGACAACGGCAAGGGCGAGCCCGAGCCGGCGCTCGCGACCGAGTGGGAGGTCTCCGAAGACTTCAAGACCATCACCATGGATCTGCGCACCGACGCGGTCTTCTCGAACGGCGAGGAGTTCAACGCCGAGGCGGCCGTCAAGAGCCTCGAGTACCTCAAGGAGGGCGTGCGCTCGCAGGAGGCCTACACCAAGGTCGACAGCTTCGAGGTCGTCGACGAGGACACCATCGCGATCCACCTCACCCAGCGCGACGACACGATCCTCTACTTCATGGGCCTCGGCCGCAGCTACATGATGGCGCCCGCCGCCATCGACGACGGCAGCCTCGCCACCGCCCCCGTCGGATCCGGCCCCTACACGCTCTCCGACTCGAGCGTCGCGGGCTCCGAGTACCATTTCGACAAGGTCGCCGACCACTGGGCCGCCGCCGACTTCCCCTTCGACCCGCTCGTGATCTCGCCGCTGAGCGATCCGACCGCGATGCTCAACGGGCTCGAGGGCGGCCAGTTCAACGTGATCTACGGCGACCAGACCGCCATGGACATGGCCCCCGACTACGACTGGAACGTCAGCTCCGGCGTGGCCACCTGGGTGGGCCTGCAGTTCACCGACCGCACCGGCTCGACCGAGATGGGCAAGCCGCTCGGCGACCTCAAGGTGCGTCAGGCTCTGAACTACGCCTTCAACGGCGCTGAGATGCTGGGCGCGATCGGCCAGGGCGCCGGCGTCGACACCAACCAGGTGTTCCCCGACGGCACCGCGGGCAACCTGCCCGAACTCAACGACCTCTACGCACCCAACATCGACACCGCGAAGAAGCTGCTCGCCGAGGCCGGCTACGCAGACGGCTTCGAGGTGAAGATGCCGATGGCCCAGCCGTTCCAGGCGTGGCAGGCCACCGTCGAGCAGGTCTTCGGCGAGCTGAACATCACGGTGAGCTGGGACGAGTACCAGTTCATGGACTACATGGGCAACGCTCCCACCTACCCGATGTTCATCGGCGTGATCTCGATGGACGGCAACCCGGTCGCCACCGTCGAGCGTCAGATCGTCAACCCCCAGTGGTACAACCCCACCCCGGGAGTCGACGCCTTCCCCGAGATCCAGGCCCAGGCCGACAAGGTCTTCACCGCCGAGCCCGGCGATGCCCAGACGGCCGAGATCGAGAAGCTCAACGAGCTGGTCACCGACCAGGCCTTTTACTCGGTGTGGTACCAGGCCAACAACGCCTACATCTCCACGTCGGAGTTCACCGTCACGCCGGTCATCGGCATGATGTTCCCGACGCTCCGCCACATCAACCTCGAGGGCTGA
- the hpaH gene encoding 2-oxo-hept-4-ene-1,7-dioate hydratase — translation MLEQSQIESIADELVQADRDRTILPKLTARYPGMVIEDSYAIQKVWSDRRIADGARLVGHKIGLTSKVMQVATGISEPDYGVIHDDMVYESGSVLEFDRFSNVRIEVELAFVLSKPLSGPGTTIFDVLDATAYVVPALEVLNSHLELEGRTIVDTISDNAAMGAIVLGGRPVKVDELDLTWAKALLYRNETIEDSGVAGAVLGHPALGVAWLANKLAQHGQTLEAGEIILAGSFTKPMWVERGDTVHADYHELGAVTCRFV, via the coding sequence GTGCTCGAGCAGTCACAGATCGAATCCATCGCGGATGAACTGGTGCAGGCGGACAGGGATCGCACGATCCTTCCCAAGCTCACCGCCCGCTACCCCGGCATGGTGATCGAGGATTCGTACGCCATTCAGAAGGTGTGGTCGGATCGGCGCATCGCCGACGGGGCCCGCCTCGTCGGCCACAAGATCGGCCTCACCTCGAAGGTGATGCAGGTCGCCACCGGCATCTCCGAGCCCGACTACGGCGTGATTCACGACGACATGGTCTACGAGTCGGGCTCGGTGCTCGAATTCGACCGCTTCTCGAACGTGCGCATCGAGGTCGAGCTCGCCTTCGTGCTCTCGAAGCCGCTCTCGGGCCCCGGCACCACGATCTTCGACGTGCTCGACGCCACCGCCTACGTGGTGCCCGCGCTCGAGGTGCTCAACTCGCACCTCGAGCTCGAGGGCCGCACGATCGTCGACACCATCAGCGACAACGCCGCGATGGGCGCGATAGTGCTGGGCGGCCGCCCCGTGAAGGTCGATGAGCTCGACCTCACCTGGGCGAAGGCGCTGCTCTACCGCAACGAGACCATCGAGGACTCCGGCGTGGCGGGCGCCGTCCTCGGCCACCCCGCCCTCGGCGTGGCCTGGCTCGCGAACAAGCTCGCCCAGCACGGCCAGACCCTCGAGGCCGGCGAGATCATCCTCGCGGGATCCTTCACCAAGCCGATGTGGGTGGAGCGCGGCGACACCGTGCACGCCGACTACCACGAGCTGGGGGCGGTGACATGCCGATTCGTCTAG
- a CDS encoding HpcH/HpaI aldolase family protein, with translation MPIRLELPATLRERLDAADRPLIGLWACAGSPITAEIVAGSGCDWVLLDAEHSPNGLESVLAQLYAMSAYPVAPLVRPPFGDSVTIKQFLDLGAQNLLIPMVDSAEQAAEVVRAVRYPDGSAGGGVRGVGSALARSARWNRVEGYLGRASETISLTVQIESATAVADVERIVAVDGIDAIFVGPSDLAASMGLLGQQNHPEVVDSVLRAIAAGVSAGKPVGVNAFVEADAERYIEAGASFVAVGADVAILARQTEAVVDRFAGAATAERSSY, from the coding sequence ATGCCGATTCGTCTAGAGCTGCCCGCTACACTGCGCGAACGACTCGACGCGGCCGACCGACCGCTCATCGGCCTCTGGGCGTGCGCCGGCAGCCCGATCACCGCCGAGATCGTGGCCGGCAGCGGCTGCGACTGGGTGCTGCTCGACGCCGAGCACTCCCCCAACGGACTCGAGTCGGTGCTCGCGCAGCTCTACGCGATGTCGGCCTACCCGGTGGCGCCGCTCGTGCGCCCGCCCTTCGGCGACTCGGTCACCATCAAGCAGTTCCTCGACCTCGGAGCGCAGAACCTGTTGATCCCGATGGTCGACTCGGCCGAGCAGGCGGCCGAGGTCGTGCGCGCCGTGCGCTACCCCGACGGTTCGGCCGGCGGCGGCGTGCGCGGCGTGGGGTCGGCGCTCGCGCGCTCCGCGCGCTGGAACCGCGTCGAGGGCTACCTCGGTCGCGCCTCGGAGACGATCAGCCTCACCGTGCAGATCGAGTCGGCGACCGCGGTCGCCGACGTCGAGCGGATCGTGGCGGTCGACGGGATCGACGCGATCTTCGTCGGCCCCTCCGACCTCGCGGCGTCGATGGGGCTGCTCGGCCAGCAGAACCACCCCGAGGTGGTGGACTCGGTGCTGCGCGCGATCGCCGCGGGTGTCTCTGCGGGCAAGCCGGTCGGCGTCAACGCCTTCGTGGAGGCCGATGCCGAGCGCTACATCGAGGCGGGCGCCTCGTTCGTGGCGGTGGGCGCCGACGTGGCGATCCTCGCCCGCCAGACCGAGGCCGTCGTGGATCGCTTCGCGGGCGCCGCCACCGCGGAGCGCTCCAGCTACTAG
- a CDS encoding fumarylacetoacetate hydrolase family protein: MTYGIETPGKIIAVHLNYPSRIAQRGRTPAFPSYFFKPASSLAPTGSTIERPAGTELLAFEGEVALVIGEPARWVSPEDGWKHVAFVTAANDFGLYDLRAADKGSNVRNKGGDGYTPIGPKAIPTDGIGQDQWRVRTWVNGELAQDDTSDTLKFSFGQLVADLSQHMTLETGDVILTGTPAGSSVVIPGDVVEVEVDAPTAPGAPSTGRLVTTVAQGDHEFGDFGNKPAVDDKQRIEAWGSEQEHAAAVAAGRATPLDEQPEAGPLTDEIRELLDGVAVATVSAALRKRGYVDIFIDGVHPNHEGDTILGTAKTLRFIPFRPDLFKQYGGGFNAQKRAFDTVNEGEVLVVEARGIPSTGTVGDVLALRAQVRGAAGIVTDGGVRDFAAVQEFDIPVFSQGAHPSVLGRRHVPWETDVTIACGGAAVQPGDIVMGDRDGVIVIPPFLLDEVAREAAAQERADAWVAEQVAQGAPVDGLFPMNAEWKAKYEAEQEARA, translated from the coding sequence ATGACGTACGGAATCGAGACCCCCGGCAAGATCATCGCCGTCCATCTCAACTATCCGTCGCGGATCGCGCAGCGCGGCCGCACCCCCGCATTCCCCTCCTACTTCTTCAAGCCCGCCTCGTCGCTCGCCCCCACCGGCAGCACCATCGAGCGCCCCGCCGGCACCGAGCTGCTCGCCTTCGAGGGCGAGGTCGCCCTCGTGATCGGCGAACCCGCCCGCTGGGTCTCCCCCGAGGACGGCTGGAAGCACGTCGCCTTCGTCACGGCCGCCAACGACTTCGGCCTGTACGACCTGCGCGCCGCAGACAAGGGGTCCAACGTGCGCAACAAGGGCGGCGACGGCTACACGCCCATCGGGCCGAAGGCCATCCCCACCGACGGCATCGGCCAGGACCAGTGGCGCGTGCGCACCTGGGTCAACGGAGAACTCGCCCAGGACGACACGAGCGACACGCTCAAGTTCTCGTTCGGCCAGCTCGTCGCCGACCTCTCGCAGCACATGACCCTCGAGACCGGCGATGTCATCCTCACCGGCACTCCCGCGGGCTCCTCGGTCGTGATCCCCGGCGACGTCGTCGAGGTCGAGGTCGACGCCCCGACCGCGCCCGGCGCCCCCAGCACCGGCCGCCTCGTCACCACCGTCGCCCAGGGCGACCACGAGTTCGGCGACTTCGGCAACAAGCCGGCCGTCGACGACAAGCAGCGCATCGAGGCGTGGGGCAGCGAGCAGGAGCACGCGGCCGCGGTCGCCGCGGGCCGCGCCACCCCGCTCGACGAGCAGCCCGAGGCGGGCCCCCTCACCGACGAGATCCGCGAGCTGCTCGACGGCGTCGCCGTCGCCACGGTCTCCGCGGCACTGCGCAAGCGCGGCTACGTCGACATCTTCATCGACGGCGTGCACCCGAACCACGAGGGCGACACGATCCTCGGCACCGCGAAGACCCTGCGCTTCATCCCCTTCCGCCCCGACCTGTTCAAGCAGTACGGCGGCGGCTTCAACGCGCAGAAGCGCGCCTTCGACACCGTGAACGAGGGCGAGGTGCTCGTGGTCGAGGCCCGCGGCATCCCCTCCACCGGCACTGTGGGCGACGTGCTCGCCCTGCGCGCCCAGGTGCGCGGCGCGGCCGGCATCGTCACCGACGGCGGCGTGCGCGACTTCGCGGCCGTGCAGGAGTTCGACATCCCCGTCTTCTCGCAGGGCGCCCACCCCAGCGTGCTGGGCCGCCGGCACGTGCCGTGGGAGACCGACGTGACCATCGCGTGCGGAGGCGCCGCGGTGCAGCCGGGCGACATCGTCATGGGCGACCGCGACGGCGTCATCGTGATCCCGCCGTTCCTGCTCGACGAGGTGGCCCGCGAGGCCGCCGCCCAGGAGCGGGCCGACGCATGGGTCGCCGAGCAGGTCGCGCAGGGCGCGCCCGTCGACGGGCTCTTCCCGATGAACGCCGAATGGAAGGCGAAGTACGAGGCCGAGCAGGAAGCGCGGGCGTAA
- a CDS encoding GntR family transcriptional regulator, protein MSAESKSERAYRLIRSRIDSGQYVPGYRLVLATIANELDMSVVPVREAIRRLEAEQLVTFERNVGAQVSLVKETEYLHTMQTLALVEGAATGLAAPHITADQITRARAVNQTMRESLSSFDPLRFTELNLEFHSVLFETCPNPHILDLVHRGWNRMKVLRNSSFSFVPGRAQESVEEHERLLRLIESKADALDIEMTARAHRTATLEAVLAHSEEHKHAPDRQPTPAA, encoded by the coding sequence GTGTCAGCAGAGTCCAAGTCCGAGCGGGCGTACCGCCTGATCCGCAGCAGGATCGACAGCGGCCAGTACGTGCCCGGCTACCGCCTCGTACTCGCGACCATCGCGAACGAGCTCGACATGTCGGTGGTGCCGGTGCGCGAGGCGATCCGCCGCCTCGAGGCCGAGCAGCTCGTCACCTTCGAGCGCAACGTCGGCGCCCAGGTCTCGCTCGTCAAGGAGACCGAGTACCTGCACACGATGCAGACGCTCGCGCTCGTCGAGGGCGCGGCCACGGGGCTCGCCGCACCGCACATCACCGCCGACCAGATCACCCGCGCCCGAGCCGTCAACCAGACGATGCGCGAGTCGCTCAGCTCGTTCGACCCGCTGCGCTTCACCGAGCTCAACCTCGAGTTCCACAGCGTGCTGTTCGAGACCTGCCCCAACCCGCACATCCTCGACCTCGTGCACCGCGGCTGGAACCGCATGAAGGTGCTGCGCAACTCGTCCTTCAGCTTCGTGCCGGGGCGCGCGCAGGAGTCGGTCGAGGAGCACGAGCGCCTGCTGCGGCTCATCGAGAGCAAGGCCGACGCGCTCGACATCGAGATGACGGCGCGGGCCCACCGCACCGCCACCCTCGAAGCCGTGCTCGCCCACTCCGAAGAGCACAAGCACGCCCCAGACCGGCAGCCGACCCCGGCCGCCTGA
- the hpaE gene encoding 5-carboxymethyl-2-hydroxymuconate semialdehyde dehydrogenase has product MTQEKPAGLPDKIRHFIDGKHVDSVGGEEFEVLDPVTNETYIMAASGQKADIDLAVAAAKRAFDEGPWPKMLPRERSRILHKVADIVESRDEQLARFESFDSGLPITQAKGQARRAAENFRFFADLIVAQHDDTFKVPGRQINYVNRKPIGVAGLITPWNTPFMLESWKLGPALATGNTVVLKPAEFTPLSASLWGEIFREAGVPDGVFNLVGGFGESAGDSLVKHPDVPLISFTGESRTGQIIFGNAAPYLKGLSMELGGKSPAVVFADADLEAALDATVFGVFSLNGERCTAGSRILVQRDVYDEFVERYAERAKNVVVGLPSDPKTEVGALVHPEHYEKVMSYVEIGKGEGRLVAGGGRPEGFPTGNYVAPTVFADVKPDARIFQEEIFGPVVAITPFDTDEEALELANNTKYGLAAYIWTSNLKRAHNFAQAVEAGMVWLNSNNVRDLRTPFGGVKASGLGHEGGYRSIDFYTDQQAVHITLNEAHSPRFGAGK; this is encoded by the coding sequence ATGACCCAGGAGAAGCCCGCAGGGCTGCCAGACAAGATCCGCCACTTCATCGACGGCAAGCACGTCGACTCGGTCGGCGGCGAGGAGTTCGAGGTTCTCGACCCCGTCACCAACGAGACCTACATCATGGCCGCTTCGGGCCAGAAGGCCGACATCGACCTCGCGGTCGCCGCAGCGAAGCGCGCGTTCGATGAGGGCCCCTGGCCCAAGATGCTGCCCCGCGAGCGCTCGCGCATCCTGCACAAGGTCGCCGACATCGTGGAGTCGCGCGACGAGCAGCTCGCGCGCTTCGAGAGCTTCGACTCGGGCCTGCCCATCACCCAGGCGAAGGGCCAGGCCCGTCGCGCGGCGGAGAACTTCCGCTTCTTCGCCGACCTCATCGTGGCGCAGCACGACGACACCTTCAAGGTGCCAGGCCGCCAGATCAACTACGTGAACCGCAAGCCGATCGGCGTCGCCGGTCTCATCACCCCGTGGAACACGCCCTTCATGCTCGAGTCGTGGAAGCTCGGCCCCGCGCTCGCGACCGGCAACACGGTCGTGCTGAAGCCCGCCGAGTTCACCCCGCTCTCGGCGTCGCTGTGGGGCGAGATCTTCCGCGAGGCCGGCGTGCCCGACGGCGTGTTCAACCTCGTCGGGGGCTTCGGAGAGAGCGCCGGCGACTCGCTCGTCAAGCACCCCGACGTGCCGCTCATCTCGTTCACCGGCGAGAGCCGCACCGGCCAGATCATCTTCGGCAATGCCGCGCCCTACCTCAAGGGCCTCTCGATGGAGCTCGGCGGCAAGAGCCCCGCGGTCGTGTTCGCCGACGCGGATCTCGAGGCCGCCCTCGACGCCACCGTGTTCGGCGTGTTCAGCCTGAACGGCGAGCGCTGCACCGCGGGCTCGCGCATCCTCGTGCAGCGCGACGTCTACGACGAGTTCGTGGAGCGCTACGCCGAGCGCGCGAAGAACGTGGTCGTGGGCCTGCCGAGCGACCCCAAGACCGAGGTCGGCGCGCTCGTGCACCCCGAGCACTACGAGAAGGTCATGAGCTACGTCGAGATCGGCAAGGGCGAGGGCCGCCTCGTCGCCGGCGGCGGCCGCCCCGAGGGCTTCCCCACGGGCAACTACGTCGCCCCGACCGTGTTCGCCGACGTGAAGCCCGACGCCCGCATCTTCCAGGAGGAGATCTTCGGCCCCGTCGTCGCGATCACGCCCTTCGACACCGACGAAGAGGCGCTCGAGCTCGCCAACAACACCAAGTACGGTCTCGCGGCCTACATCTGGACCTCGAACCTGAAGCGCGCCCACAACTTCGCGCAGGCGGTCGAGGCGGGCATGGTGTGGCTCAACTCGAACAACGTGCGCGACCTGCGCACCCCGTTCGGCGGCGTGAAGGCCTCGGGCCTCGGCCACGAGGGCGGCTACCGCTCGATCGACTTCTACACCGATCAGCAGGCCGTGCACATCACCCTCAACGAGGCGCACAGCCCCAGGTTCGGCGCCGGCAAGTAA
- the hpaD gene encoding 3,4-dihydroxyphenylacetate 2,3-dioxygenase, producing the protein MAKLNESDKTSSGFWVTQEAPIESDNPITTPQAEAPDILRCAYMELVVTDLAASRKFYVDVLGLYVTDEDDEVIYLRSTEEFIHHNLVLRKGPVAAVAAFSYRVRTPEDLDKAVAFYEELGCDVRRNENGFVKGIGDSVRVVDPLGFPYEFFYQTEHVERLSWRYDLQKPGELVRLDHFNQVTPDVPRAVRHYQDLGFRVTEDIQDNEGTVYAAWLRRKPTVHDTAATGGDGPRMHHVAFATHEKHNILAICDKLGALRLSDHIERGPGRHGVSNAFYLYLRDPDGHRVEIYTQDYYTGDPDNPVVTWDVHDNQRRDWWGNPVVPSWYTDASLVLDLDGNPQPVVARTDNSEMAVTIGADGFSYTREGDDVKGFKLGETL; encoded by the coding sequence ATGGCAAAACTCAACGAAAGCGACAAGACCTCCTCGGGTTTCTGGGTCACCCAGGAGGCCCCGATCGAGAGCGACAACCCGATCACCACACCCCAGGCCGAGGCTCCCGACATCCTGCGCTGCGCCTACATGGAGCTCGTCGTCACCGACCTCGCCGCATCGCGCAAGTTCTACGTCGACGTGCTCGGCCTGTACGTGACCGACGAGGACGACGAGGTCATCTACCTCCGCTCCACCGAGGAGTTCATCCACCACAACCTCGTGCTGCGCAAGGGCCCGGTCGCGGCCGTCGCCGCGTTCTCGTACCGCGTGCGCACCCCCGAGGATCTCGACAAGGCCGTCGCCTTCTACGAGGAGCTCGGCTGCGACGTGCGCCGCAACGAGAACGGCTTCGTGAAGGGCATCGGCGACTCGGTGCGCGTGGTCGATCCGCTCGGCTTCCCCTACGAGTTCTTCTACCAGACCGAGCACGTCGAGCGTCTCTCGTGGCGCTACGACCTGCAGAAGCCGGGCGAGCTCGTTCGCCTCGACCACTTCAACCAGGTCACCCCCGATGTGCCCCGCGCGGTGCGCCACTACCAGGATCTCGGCTTCCGCGTGACCGAGGACATCCAGGACAACGAGGGCACCGTCTACGCCGCCTGGCTGCGCCGCAAGCCGACCGTGCACGACACCGCCGCCACGGGTGGCGACGGCCCCCGCATGCACCACGTCGCCTTCGCCACCCACGAGAAGCACAACATCCTCGCGATCTGCGACAAGCTCGGTGCGCTGCGCCTCAGCGACCACATCGAGCGCGGCCCGGGTCGTCACGGCGTCTCGAACGCGTTCTACCTCTACCTGCGCGATCCCGACGGCCACCGCGTCGAGATCTACACCCAGGACTACTACACCGGCGACCCCGACAACCCGGTCGTCACCTGGGACGTGCACGACAACCAGCGCCGCGACTGGTGGGGCAACCCCGTCGTGCCCTCGTGGTACACCGACGCCTCGCTCGTGCTCGACCTCGACGGCAACCCGCAGCCCGTCGTGGCTCGCACCGACAACAGCGAGATGGCCGTGACCATCGGCGCCGACGGCTTCTCGTACACCCGCGAGGGCGACGACGTGAAGGGCTTCAAGCTCGGCGAGACCCTCTAA